The genomic segment TGCCGCCGGACAGGCGGACCACGCGATCGTCCGGACCCGTGCAGCGGATGCCGAACCGCTCGATCGCCGCCGCGGCGGCCGCGCGTTCGCGCGCCCTGCCCACCGGGCCGCGCGCGAACCAGCGCGACAGGAACGGAAAGCCGATCGTGCCCGCGATCGAAGCGAACGGCACACTGTCGGGAAACAGCGACGTGCGCCAGCGGTCCTCGCCGGCCAGAAAGACGCCGGCGCGAATCGCGTCGGCCGGCGAACGCGGGCGCCACGGCCGCCCGTCGAGCGTCATGTCGCCGGCCGCCGCGCGCGCGGCGCCGAAGATCGTATTCGCGAGGCGCGACTTGCCGCCGCCGACCGGGCCCGCGATCGCGACGATCTCGCCGCGCCGGACATCGAGGTCGAACGGCGCACTGGCCGGCGTCAGCCGGATACGCCGCATGCTGAACGCGGCGTCCGACTCGCGCGACGCGGTGCGAGCCGGCACCGGCTCGCGCGTTTTCGGCAACGGCCGCCCGATCATCGTCTCCACCGCCGCATCGAAATCGACGGGCGCGGGCAGATCCGCGACGATCCGGCCGTCGCGGACGATCGCCACGCGATCGGCGATGCGGCGCAAATCGCCGAGCCGATGCGACACCAGCAGGATTGCCACGCCATCGCCGCGCAACGCGTCCAGCAGCACGAAGAGCCGTTCCGCCTCCGGCGCGGACAAGCTGGCGGTCGGCTCGTCGAGTATCAGCAGCGACGGCTGCCCGCCAAGCGCACGCGCCAGCGTCACGCGCTGCTGGTCCGCCAGCGACAGCGACGCCAGCGGCGCGGCCAGGTCGACGTCGAGCCCGACCCGCTCAGCGAGCGGCCGCGCCGCGGCCCGCCGCGCGGCAGGCGTCGCGCGCCACGGCGACGCCCGATCGCACAGCCGGTCGAGCAACAGGTTGTCGGCGATCGACAGCGTCGGCACGACGGCGTCGGCGACCGACTGGTGCACGGTCGCGACGCCGAGCCGCTTGGCCGCGTGCGGCGACGCCGGTCGATACGGTTCGCCGCGCAGCATCAGCGTACCTCCGTCCGGCCGCAGCACGCCGCTCAGGATCTTGACGAACGTCGACTTGCCGGCGCCGTTCGCGCCCATCAACGCGACGACTTCGCCCGCGTCGATCGACAGGTTCAGCGCCGACAGCGCGACGGTCGCGTCG from the Burkholderia humptydooensis genome contains:
- a CDS encoding sugar ABC transporter ATP-binding protein, coding for MNMTANETAGATREDRSHRSASPPVLSAAGIAKRFDATVALSALNLSIDAGEVVALMGANGAGKSTFVKILSGVLRPDGGTLMLRGEPYRPASPHAAKRLGVATVHQSVADAVVPTLSIADNLLLDRLCDRASPWRATPAARRAAARPLAERVGLDVDLAAPLASLSLADQQRVTLARALGGQPSLLILDEPTASLSAPEAERLFVLLDALRGDGVAILLVSHRLGDLRRIADRVAIVRDGRIVADLPAPVDFDAAVETMIGRPLPKTREPVPARTASRESDAAFSMRRIRLTPASAPFDLDVRRGEIVAIAGPVGGGKSRLANTIFGAARAAAGDMTLDGRPWRPRSPADAIRAGVFLAGEDRWRTSLFPDSVPFASIAGTIGFPFLSRWFARGPVGRARERAAAAAAIERFGIRCTGPDDRVVRLSGGNQQKVVLARWHAEPARLLLLDEPFQGIDAGARADIVDTLRRHAHARATIVFVSDLEEAAEIADRIVRFDRATIDDLPPTSSALRACS